A window of Panthera leo isolate Ple1 chromosome D2, P.leo_Ple1_pat1.1, whole genome shotgun sequence contains these coding sequences:
- the GPRIN2 gene encoding G protein-regulated inducer of neurite outgrowth 2 → MSTSHADQGARPPRSPCPQPLSRSSSSLLEGQGQRPELRKSASSTVWQAQPGEASASPQVPEEEEHHAESTEQTQASSPRPRPRAVGHWRSSTVGNVSTVGGGDLGRLRAPGAAAMQRSHSDLVRSTQTRGHSGAHKASLSCSALGSSPVHRAQLQPSSTSGQGGRAPAGLERDLAPEEGTSNSAWTLGDSQVWVAPLDLGGTTTHSSSPQAGPKATGQPATTSCHALSPATLLCNMREVGTGGCCHALPAPGILAFPKLVASVSESGLQAQHGVRFQCRLPGGLPGHSHCCAHPWGPTGLVTEPGTRTKDVWTMTSASDLAPVLASSLSAQDAGVQAAPMAVCKAVATSPPLEAPVALHTFPEVTLGSGLEEAPSPVRDVRWDAEGMTWEVYGAALDPEVLGVAIQKHLEMQFEQLQRAPTSEDSLSAEGRRGPLRAVMQSLRRPSCCGCSSAAPE, encoded by the coding sequence ATGAGCACCAGCCACGCTGACCAGGGTGCCCGGCCACCCCGGAGTCCCTGCCCGCAGCCCCTGTCCCGGAGCTCTTCCAGCCTGTTGGAaggccaggggcagagaccagAGCTCCGCAAGAGCGCCAGCAGCACTGTATGGCAGGCCCAGCCAGGCGAGGCCAGCGCCAGTCCGCAGGTCCCGGAGGAAGAGGAGCACCATGCTGAGAGCACGGAGCAGACGCAGGCCTccagcccccggccccggccccgtgCTGTGGGCCACTGGCGGAGCAGCACTGTGGGCAATGTGTCTACAGTGGGTGGTGGTGACCTGGGTCGCCTGAGGGCCCCCGGTGCCGCTGCCATGCAGAGGAGCCACTCGGACCTGGTGCGCAGCACCCAGACCCGGGGCCACAGTGGTGCCCATAAAGCCAGCCTCAGCTGCTCGGCCCTTGGCAGCTCACCGGTCCACAGGGCTCAGCTGCAGCCCAGTAGTACTTCTGGCCAGGGAGGCCGGGCCCCTGCAGGCCTAGAGAGGGACCTGGCTCCAGAGGAAGGGACTTCGAACTCAGCCTGGACACTGGGAGACAGTCAGGTGTGGGTGGCGCCATTAGACCTGGGAGGGACAACCACCCACAGCAGCAGCCCCCAGGCTGGGCCCAAAGCCACCGGGCAGCCAGCCACAACCTCCTGCCATGCCCTGTCCCCAGCAACTCTCCTCTGCAATATGAGAGAGGTGGGGACCGGTGGCTGCTGTCATGCCCTGCCAGCCCCGGGGATCCTGGCCTTTCCCAAACTAGTGGCATCGGTAAGTGAGTCTGGGCTGCAGGCTCAGCATGGGGTGAGGTTCCAGTGCAGGTTGCCTGGGGGGCTCCCTGGGCATTCCCACTGCTGTGCCCACCCTTGGGGTCCCACCGGGTTAGTCACGGAGCCTGGTACCAGGACCAAGGATGTATggaccatgacctcagccagtGACTTGGCCCCTGTGTTGGCATCCTCTCTGTCAGCCCAAGATGCTGGTGTACAGGCAGCCCCCATGGCGGTTTGCAAGGCTGTGGCCACCAGCCCACCCCTGGAAGCCCCCGTGGCCCTGCACACATTCCCGGAGGTAACTCTGGGGTCCGGCCTGGAGGAGGCACCATCCCCTGTGCGGGATGTGCGATGGGATGCCGAGGGCATGACCTGGGAGGTGTATGGAGCTGCATTGGACCCTGAGGTACTTGGCGTGGCCATCCAGAAGCATCTGGAGATGCAGTTTGAGCAGCTGCAGCGGGCACCCACCAGCGAGGACAGCCTGTCTGCGGAAGGCCGGAGGGGGCCTCTGCGTGCTGTCATGCAGTCCTTGAGGCGCCCCAGCTGCTGTGGCTGCTCCAGTGCAGCTCCCGAGTGA